In the genome of Nocardiopsis composta, one region contains:
- the pgeF gene encoding peptidoglycan editing factor PgeF, producing MSAAFELVPGVLAGFTGRYDGGVSAAPFDTLNLGKGVPDDPEAVERNRAAAAERFGFDHRRVVWMDQVHSADVAVATGPGTVGRVDAVLTREEDLVLAVLAADCLPILAADPQAGVVGAAHSGRAGTLSGVAPALVAEMVRNGAEPGRIAVALGPSICGSCYEVPAEMRDELAAHTPEGAATTRQGTPGIDIRAAVTAQLRAAGVGQITADGRCTYETEGLFSHRRGAPTGRLAGYVWRVR from the coding sequence ATGAGTGCCGCTTTCGAACTGGTTCCGGGAGTGCTCGCCGGGTTCACCGGACGCTACGACGGCGGCGTCAGCGCCGCACCGTTCGACACCCTCAACCTGGGCAAGGGCGTGCCCGACGACCCGGAGGCGGTGGAGCGCAACCGGGCGGCCGCCGCGGAGCGGTTCGGCTTCGACCACCGCCGGGTGGTCTGGATGGACCAGGTGCACAGCGCCGACGTCGCCGTCGCCACCGGACCGGGCACCGTCGGCCGGGTGGACGCGGTGCTCACCCGCGAGGAGGACCTGGTGCTGGCCGTGCTCGCCGCGGACTGCCTGCCGATCCTCGCCGCCGACCCGCAGGCCGGGGTGGTCGGCGCCGCGCACTCCGGGCGGGCCGGCACGCTGAGCGGGGTCGCCCCGGCGCTGGTCGCCGAGATGGTGCGCAACGGCGCCGAGCCGGGCCGGATCGCGGTCGCGCTGGGCCCCTCCATCTGCGGCTCCTGCTACGAGGTGCCCGCCGAGATGCGCGACGAGCTGGCCGCGCACACCCCGGAAGGGGCCGCCACCACCCGGCAGGGCACCCCGGGCATCGACATCCGCGCCGCGGTCACCGCGCAGCTGCGCGCGGCCGGTGTCGGCCAGATCACCGCGGACGGCCGGTGCACCTACGAGACCGAAGGGCTCTTCTCACACCGCCGCGGCGCGCCCACCGGGCGGCTGGCCGGCTACGTGTGGCGGGTCCGGTGA
- a CDS encoding YggS family pyridoxal phosphate-dependent enzyme: MSGGAPEGDRQRRERIAENLRAVRERVATACEKAGRSAQDVTIIAVTKTYPASDVRILAGLGVTDVGENRDQEAAPKAAATADLPLTRHFIGQLQTNKAKSVARYADMVHSVDRERLAAALGARARIEGRELCCLVQVNLDPDSAAGVIGPRGGADPRDVPGLADRIAGEEGLVLGGVMAVAPLGGDPAEAFARLRAVAEDIRARYPQARVVSAGMSGDMEAAIENGATHLRVGTALLGDRGPNVG; the protein is encoded by the coding sequence ATGAGCGGGGGAGCCCCGGAGGGGGACCGGCAGCGGCGCGAGCGCATCGCGGAGAACCTGCGCGCGGTGCGCGAGCGGGTGGCCACGGCCTGCGAGAAGGCCGGGCGGTCGGCGCAGGATGTGACCATCATCGCGGTCACCAAGACCTACCCCGCCTCGGACGTGCGGATCCTCGCCGGACTCGGCGTCACCGACGTGGGCGAGAACCGGGACCAGGAGGCCGCGCCCAAGGCGGCCGCCACCGCCGACCTCCCGCTCACCCGGCACTTCATCGGCCAGCTGCAGACCAACAAGGCCAAGTCGGTGGCGCGCTACGCCGACATGGTCCACTCGGTGGACCGGGAGCGCCTGGCGGCGGCGCTGGGCGCGCGCGCCCGGATCGAGGGCCGGGAACTGTGCTGCCTGGTCCAGGTGAACCTGGACCCGGACTCCGCCGCCGGGGTGATCGGCCCGCGGGGCGGCGCCGACCCGCGCGACGTGCCCGGGCTCGCCGACCGGATCGCCGGGGAGGAGGGCCTGGTGTTGGGAGGCGTCATGGCCGTCGCGCCGCTCGGCGGCGACCCCGCGGAGGCCTTCGCCCGGCTCCGCGCGGTCGCGGAGGACATCCGGGCTCGCTACCCTCAGGCGAGGGTGGTGTCCGCGGGGATGAGCGGAGACATGGAAGCCGCCATCGAGAACGGCGCGACACACCTGCGGGTGGGTACGGCGTTGCTCGGTGATCGGGGTCCGAACGTGGGGTAA
- a CDS encoding cell division protein SepF, translated as MAGAMRKMAVYLGLVEDDRYDHRYADEYDDFDDLDEAVEDRRDRDSDPHGGDPRADAVSDGGDQTAPGGERRAPAPSAKADLARITTLHPRTYNEARTIGEHFREGIPVIMNLTEMVDSDAKRLVDFAAGLIFGLHGDIERVTNKVFLLSPANVEVTAEDKARIAERGFFNQS; from the coding sequence ATGGCCGGCGCGATGCGCAAGATGGCGGTCTACCTCGGCCTCGTGGAGGACGACCGCTACGATCACCGCTATGCGGACGAATATGATGACTTCGACGACCTCGACGAGGCCGTCGAGGACAGGCGGGACCGGGATTCCGACCCGCATGGCGGCGACCCTCGCGCCGACGCCGTGAGCGACGGCGGCGACCAGACCGCGCCCGGCGGCGAGCGCCGGGCCCCGGCGCCGTCGGCAAAGGCGGACCTGGCCCGGATCACCACACTCCACCCGCGCACCTACAACGAGGCGCGTACTATCGGAGAGCACTTCCGGGAAGGCATACCGGTGATCATGAACCTCACCGAGATGGTCGACAGCGACGCCAAGCGGCTGGTCGACTTCGCGGCGGGGCTCATCTTCGGCCTGCACGGTGACATCGAGCGGGTGACGAACAAGGTGTTCCTCCTGTCCCCGGCTAATGTTGAGGTGACCGCTGAAGACAAGGCACGGATCGCTGAACGAGGGTTCTTCAATCAGAGTTAG
- a CDS encoding YggT family protein: protein MTIVLNTLIIILQLFMLVLIGRLVFELVQSFSRSWRPSGFSLVLAETVYTITDPPLKFLRRFIKPVRLGSVALDLSFTVLFIIVVILVQVARSAAVTMA, encoded by the coding sequence GTGACCATCGTCCTGAACACGCTCATCATCATCCTGCAACTGTTCATGCTGGTGCTGATCGGGCGGCTGGTGTTCGAGCTGGTCCAGTCCTTCTCGCGGTCGTGGCGTCCGTCGGGTTTCTCACTGGTGCTCGCCGAGACCGTCTACACGATCACGGACCCGCCGCTGAAGTTCCTTCGGCGGTTCATCAAGCCGGTCAGGCTGGGCAGCGTGGCCCTGGATCTGAGCTTCACCGTGCTCTTCATCATCGTGGTGATCCTGGTCCAGGTCGCGCGTTCGGCCGCAGTGACCATGGCCTAG
- a CDS encoding DivIVA domain-containing protein, giving the protein MPLTPADVRNKQFSTTRLRPGYDEEEVDAFLDEVESELDRLIQENEELRGKLAECLRGKVPNAGMQEFQQPQEQMQPEPPQPEPAPAPAPPQVEQPMPAMAANMGLPGSEENMDTAARVLALAQQTADQAISDARREADETLGRARHEADDILGKARRQAEQIVNEARARSENLDRDAQERHRQVMGSLVQQREELEHKVEVLKDFEREYRARLKDYFERQLRELAEGGNEPAAPPNLNTTGGFQTMAAPTGGAPAMQHGPAGGPGTNPFAQQQPEPAPHGGFHPGEAPHERR; this is encoded by the coding sequence ATGCCGCTGACACCCGCGGATGTGCGGAACAAGCAGTTCAGTACGACCCGGCTACGACCGGGCTATGACGAAGAAGAGGTCGACGCCTTCCTCGACGAGGTCGAGTCCGAGCTGGACCGGCTGATCCAGGAGAACGAGGAGCTGCGCGGCAAGCTCGCCGAATGCCTCCGCGGCAAGGTGCCCAACGCCGGCATGCAGGAGTTCCAGCAGCCGCAGGAGCAGATGCAGCCCGAGCCGCCGCAGCCCGAGCCCGCTCCGGCGCCGGCCCCGCCGCAGGTCGAGCAGCCGATGCCGGCGATGGCCGCCAACATGGGCCTGCCCGGTTCCGAGGAGAACATGGACACCGCCGCGCGGGTCCTGGCCCTCGCCCAGCAGACCGCCGACCAGGCCATCTCCGACGCCCGCCGCGAGGCCGACGAGACCCTGGGCCGCGCCCGGCACGAGGCCGACGACATCCTCGGCAAGGCCCGCCGCCAGGCCGAGCAGATCGTCAACGAGGCCCGCGCCCGCTCGGAGAACCTGGACCGGGACGCCCAGGAGCGCCACCGCCAGGTGATGGGCTCCCTCGTGCAGCAGCGCGAGGAGCTGGAGCACAAGGTCGAGGTCCTCAAGGACTTCGAGCGCGAGTACCGCGCCCGCCTGAAGGACTACTTCGAGCGCCAGCTCCGCGAGCTCGCCGAGGGCGGCAACGAGCCGGCCGCGCCGCCGAACCTGAACACCACCGGCGGGTTCCAGACGATGGCCGCGCCCACCGGCGGTGCTCCGGCCATGCAGCACGGCCCCGCGGGCGGTCCGGGCACCAACCCGTTCGCCCAGCAGCAGCCCGAGCCGGCCCCGCACGGCGGTTTCCACCCGGGTGAGGCCCCGCACGAGCGCCGCTAG
- a CDS encoding DinB family protein: MTRPSEILGSVVAASEREQLETFLDYLRDAVVRKARGVSEEDARRSPVPTGTNLGGLIKHLRWVELGGFAEQIGQIPAAELPTPPWTDADPEADLRLEPNEKLDDVIAAYQAECDRSREIAAQHSLDYAPRGRELTLRWVYLHVILETARHAGHADILREMIDGSVGD, encoded by the coding sequence ATGACTAGACCCAGTGAAATCCTCGGCAGCGTGGTCGCCGCCAGCGAGCGCGAGCAGCTCGAGACGTTCCTGGATTACCTGCGCGACGCCGTCGTGCGCAAGGCCCGCGGGGTGTCGGAGGAGGACGCCCGGCGCAGCCCGGTGCCGACCGGCACCAACCTCGGCGGCCTGATCAAACACCTGCGGTGGGTGGAACTGGGCGGGTTCGCCGAGCAGATCGGGCAGATCCCCGCCGCGGAGCTGCCCACGCCGCCGTGGACCGACGCAGACCCGGAAGCCGACCTGCGGCTGGAGCCGAACGAGAAGCTCGACGACGTCATCGCCGCCTACCAGGCGGAGTGCGACCGCTCCCGCGAGATCGCCGCCCAGCACAGCCTCGACTACGCACCGCGGGGCAGGGAGCTGACGTTGCGGTGGGTGTACCTGCACGTGATCCTGGAGACCGCCCGGCACGCGGGCCACGCGGACATCCTGCGCGAGATGATCGACGGCAGCGTCGGCGACTGA
- the ileS gene encoding isoleucine--tRNA ligase, which yields MSPDHSSGPRPFPALPAQIDLPAVEREVLERWSEQKVFERSLEQTKSGPSWVFYEGPPTGNGKPGVHHVEARVFKDVFPRFKTMKGFRVDRKAGWDCHGLPVEVAVEKELGISGKKQIEEYGVAEFNRRCRESVLRHVDAFSEMTRRMGYWVDMDDAYRTMDPQYVESVWWALKQIHSKGLLVRDYRISPYCPRCGTTLSDHELAQGYETVTDPSVYVRFPVTSGPLASPERPTSLLVWTTTPWTLVSNTAVAVHPDVDYVVATDGTERLLLAEPLFEKVLGEGWSLTGERFEGGEMERWSYQRPFELVGFDEPAHFVVLADYVTVEDGTGLVHQSPAFGADDMAVARAYGLPVVNPVRADGTFAEDLDLVGGEFFKKADAALVDDLQARGLLFRHLAYEHSYPHCWRCHTALLYYALPSWYIRTTAIKDELLAQNEATSWYPENVKEGRYGEWLRNNIDWALSRSRYWGTPLPVWQCADEHATVVGSLAELGGLAGRDLSALDPHRPYVDDVVLDCPECGAPAHRVPEVIDAWFDSGSMPFAQWGAPHRNEEVFRENFPAQYICEAIDQTRGWFYSLMAVSTLVFGRSSYENVVCLGHILAEDGRKMSKHLGNVLEPISVMERHGADALRWFMLASGSPWAARRVGHAALEEIVRKVLLTYYNTVSFFTLYANAGDGWSPERLAEAPAPADRPLLDRWLLSELNQVVADVDAAMESFDTTGAGRRLSAFIDDLSNWYVRRSRRRFWAGAATPEGAAAFATLYESLETLTRLLAPMVPFLADHVWHALRREGDPESVHLASWPQADAGLIDAGLSEQMALVRRLVELGRAARVDSGVRTRQPLSRALVGAAGFEALPEQLRAQITEELNVGELHPLSSVGGDLVDYTVKPNFRALGKRFAKRTPLVAAAIGAAEAKGLVEAVRSTGWAQVQVEGEPVEVSAEEVLITEQPREGWTVAGESGETVALDLEITPELQRAGLAREVVRLVQDARKSSGLEISDRIALTWSATDPVTAKALTEHARSIASEVLASSFTQGEGDGGHTVTSAEFGLTFWIRKA from the coding sequence GTGTCACCAGATCATTCCTCCGGCCCCCGCCCGTTCCCGGCCCTGCCCGCGCAGATCGACCTGCCCGCGGTCGAGCGCGAGGTCCTGGAGCGCTGGTCGGAGCAGAAGGTCTTCGAACGCTCTCTGGAGCAGACCAAGAGCGGTCCCAGCTGGGTCTTCTACGAGGGCCCGCCCACCGGCAACGGCAAGCCCGGCGTGCACCACGTCGAGGCGCGCGTGTTCAAGGACGTCTTCCCGCGCTTCAAGACGATGAAGGGCTTCCGGGTCGACCGCAAGGCCGGCTGGGACTGCCACGGGCTCCCGGTCGAGGTCGCCGTCGAGAAGGAACTCGGCATCAGCGGCAAGAAGCAGATCGAGGAGTACGGCGTCGCCGAGTTCAACCGGCGCTGCCGCGAGTCGGTGCTCCGGCACGTCGACGCGTTCTCCGAGATGACCCGGCGGATGGGCTACTGGGTCGACATGGACGACGCCTACCGCACCATGGACCCGCAGTACGTGGAGTCGGTCTGGTGGGCGCTCAAGCAGATCCACTCCAAGGGCCTGCTGGTCCGCGACTACCGGATCAGCCCCTACTGCCCGCGGTGCGGCACCACGCTCTCCGACCACGAGCTGGCCCAGGGCTACGAGACGGTGACCGATCCCTCGGTCTACGTCCGGTTCCCGGTCACCTCCGGCCCGCTGGCCTCCCCGGAGCGGCCCACCTCGCTGCTGGTCTGGACGACCACCCCGTGGACCCTGGTCTCCAACACCGCGGTGGCGGTCCACCCGGACGTGGACTACGTGGTGGCCACGGACGGCACCGAGCGGCTGCTGCTGGCCGAACCGCTGTTCGAGAAGGTCCTCGGCGAGGGGTGGAGCCTCACCGGGGAGCGCTTCGAGGGCGGCGAGATGGAGCGCTGGAGCTACCAGCGCCCCTTCGAGCTGGTCGGCTTCGACGAGCCGGCGCACTTCGTGGTGCTCGCCGACTACGTCACCGTGGAGGACGGCACCGGCCTGGTGCACCAGTCCCCCGCGTTCGGCGCCGACGACATGGCGGTGGCCCGCGCCTACGGGCTGCCGGTGGTCAACCCGGTCCGCGCCGACGGCACCTTCGCCGAGGACCTGGACCTGGTCGGCGGGGAGTTCTTCAAGAAGGCCGACGCCGCGCTCGTCGACGACCTGCAGGCGCGCGGCCTGCTCTTCCGGCACCTCGCCTACGAGCACAGCTACCCGCACTGCTGGCGCTGCCACACCGCGCTGCTCTACTACGCGCTGCCGTCCTGGTACATCCGCACCACCGCGATCAAGGACGAGCTGCTCGCGCAGAACGAGGCCACCTCCTGGTACCCGGAGAACGTGAAGGAGGGGCGCTACGGCGAGTGGCTGCGGAACAACATCGACTGGGCGCTCTCCCGCAGCCGCTACTGGGGCACCCCGCTGCCGGTCTGGCAGTGCGCCGACGAGCACGCGACCGTGGTCGGCTCGCTGGCCGAGCTGGGCGGGCTGGCCGGGCGCGACCTGAGCGCGCTGGACCCGCACCGCCCCTACGTGGACGACGTGGTGCTGGACTGCCCGGAGTGCGGCGCCCCCGCGCACCGGGTGCCCGAGGTGATCGACGCCTGGTTCGACTCCGGTTCCATGCCGTTCGCCCAGTGGGGCGCTCCGCACCGCAACGAGGAGGTCTTCCGGGAGAACTTCCCGGCGCAGTACATCTGCGAGGCGATCGACCAGACCCGCGGCTGGTTCTACTCGCTGATGGCGGTCAGCACCCTGGTGTTCGGCCGGTCCTCCTACGAGAACGTGGTCTGCCTGGGGCACATCCTCGCCGAGGACGGCCGCAAGATGAGCAAGCACCTGGGCAACGTGCTGGAGCCCATCTCGGTGATGGAGCGGCACGGCGCCGACGCGCTGCGCTGGTTCATGCTGGCCAGCGGCTCCCCGTGGGCGGCCCGGCGGGTCGGCCACGCCGCCCTGGAGGAGATCGTCCGCAAGGTCCTGCTGACCTACTACAACACCGTCTCCTTCTTCACCCTCTACGCCAACGCCGGTGACGGGTGGAGCCCGGAGCGGCTCGCCGAGGCGCCGGCCCCGGCCGACCGCCCGCTGCTGGACCGGTGGCTGCTCTCCGAGCTCAACCAGGTGGTCGCCGACGTCGACGCCGCCATGGAGTCCTTCGACACCACCGGCGCCGGCCGCCGGCTGAGCGCGTTCATCGACGACCTGTCCAACTGGTACGTGCGCCGGTCGCGCCGCCGGTTCTGGGCGGGCGCCGCCACCCCGGAGGGCGCCGCGGCGTTCGCGACCCTCTACGAGAGCCTGGAGACCCTCACCCGGCTGCTCGCGCCGATGGTCCCGTTCCTCGCCGACCACGTGTGGCACGCGCTGCGCCGCGAGGGCGACCCGGAGTCGGTGCACCTGGCCTCCTGGCCGCAGGCCGACGCCGGGCTGATCGACGCCGGGCTGTCGGAGCAGATGGCGCTGGTGCGCCGGCTGGTCGAGCTGGGCCGCGCCGCCCGGGTCGACTCCGGTGTGCGCACCCGGCAGCCGCTCTCCCGGGCGCTGGTCGGCGCGGCCGGCTTCGAGGCGCTGCCCGAGCAGCTGCGCGCGCAGATCACCGAGGAGCTCAACGTCGGCGAGCTGCACCCGCTCTCCTCGGTCGGCGGGGACCTGGTGGACTACACGGTCAAGCCGAACTTCCGCGCGCTGGGCAAGCGGTTCGCCAAGCGCACCCCGCTGGTGGCCGCGGCGATCGGCGCGGCCGAGGCGAAGGGCCTGGTGGAGGCGGTCCGCTCCACCGGCTGGGCCCAGGTGCAGGTCGAGGGCGAGCCGGTCGAGGTCAGCGCGGAGGAGGTGCTGATCACCGAGCAGCCCCGGGAGGGGTGGACGGTGGCCGGGGAGAGCGGCGAGACCGTCGCCCTGGACCTGGAGATCACTCCGGAGCTGCAGCGCGCCGGCCTGGCCCGCGAGGTCGTCCGGCTGGTCCAGGACGCCCGCAAGTCCAGCGGCCTGGAGATCTCCGACCGGATCGCGCTGACCTGGTCGGCGACCGACCCGGTGACCGCGAAGGCGCTCACCGAGCACGCCCGCTCCATCGCCTCGGAGGTCCTCGCCTCCTCCTTCACCCAGGGAGAGGGCGACGGCGGCCACACCGTCACCTCCGCGGAGTTCGGTCTGACCTTCTGGATCCGCAAGGCCTGA
- a CDS encoding TraR/DksA family transcriptional regulator: MKVPPARSGEEPWTAEELAEVRASLEADVVRLREQLAEAQSELAEWSADAVSNAGDDPTDTGAKAYQREHDLALSYNIRDLLAQSERAIGRMDAGTYGVCASCGQAIGKARLQAYPRALLCVTCKQREERR, encoded by the coding sequence GTGAAGGTGCCGCCCGCGCGGTCGGGCGAGGAGCCGTGGACCGCGGAGGAGCTGGCGGAGGTGCGGGCCTCTCTGGAGGCCGACGTGGTCCGGCTGCGCGAGCAGCTCGCCGAGGCCCAGTCGGAGCTGGCCGAGTGGTCGGCCGACGCGGTCTCCAACGCGGGGGACGACCCCACCGACACCGGGGCCAAGGCCTACCAGCGCGAGCACGACCTCGCACTGTCCTACAATATTCGTGACCTGCTCGCCCAGAGCGAGCGGGCGATCGGACGGATGGACGCCGGTACCTACGGGGTGTGCGCCTCCTGCGGCCAGGCGATCGGCAAGGCCCGGCTCCAGGCCTACCCGCGGGCCCTGCTGTGCGTGACCTGCAAACAACGCGAGGAGCGTCGCTGA
- the lspA gene encoding signal peptidase II — MAAVSLALDFTTKELVLARFQPGERLPVLGELLQITLIFNPGAAFSIGTGMTWVFSLICIGVAGYIIGMARKLRSLPWGISLGLILGGALGNLVDRLFRPPSPLHGHVVDWIQLPHWPVFNLADSSLVVGSVLAVLLAFRGINIDGTREGDEEPEDPEEKARTQSTSEEKGDRP, encoded by the coding sequence GTGGCGGCCGTCTCGCTGGCGCTGGACTTCACCACCAAGGAACTGGTGCTGGCGCGGTTCCAGCCGGGCGAGCGGCTCCCGGTCCTCGGCGAGCTGCTGCAGATCACCCTGATCTTCAACCCCGGCGCCGCGTTCTCCATCGGCACCGGCATGACCTGGGTGTTCAGCCTGATCTGCATCGGTGTGGCCGGCTACATCATCGGCATGGCGCGCAAGCTGCGCAGCCTGCCCTGGGGCATCTCGCTCGGCCTGATCCTCGGCGGCGCGCTGGGCAACCTGGTGGACCGGCTGTTCCGCCCGCCGTCGCCGCTCCACGGCCACGTGGTCGACTGGATCCAGCTGCCGCACTGGCCGGTCTTCAACCTGGCCGACTCCAGCCTGGTGGTGGGCAGCGTCCTCGCCGTGCTGCTGGCCTTCCGCGGGATCAACATCGACGGCACCCGGGAGGGCGACGAGGAGCCGGAGGATCCGGAAGAGAAGGCCCGGACGCAGAGCACTTCCGAGGAGAAGGGGGACCGCCCGTGA
- a CDS encoding RluA family pseudouridine synthase, translating to MSDHRSMPVPDGLEGDRLDAAIARMFGLSRTRAAELISAGEVTVDGAAAAKSDRVQAGSWLEVTLPPPPSAPVPRPEPVPGLKTVYEDADIIVVDKPVGVVAHPTVGWTGPSVLEGLLASGVRLTTSGAAERQGIVHRLDANTTGLMVLAKSEAAYSVLKRAFKERTVDKRYHTLVQGHPDPLRGTVDAPIDRHPSGDGRFAVVAGGRPSVTHYDTVEAFRAASLLEIKLETGRTHQIRVHMSALRHPCVGDRLYGADPTLAERLGVRRQWLHAVRLGFDHPTEGRPVEFESGYPEDLAEALDRLREE from the coding sequence GTGAGCGACCACCGCAGTATGCCGGTCCCCGACGGACTGGAGGGCGACCGCCTGGACGCGGCCATCGCCCGCATGTTCGGGCTCTCCCGGACCCGCGCCGCCGAGCTGATCTCCGCCGGCGAGGTCACCGTGGACGGCGCCGCCGCCGCCAAGTCCGACCGGGTCCAGGCCGGGTCGTGGCTGGAGGTCACCCTGCCCCCGCCGCCGAGCGCGCCGGTGCCCCGCCCCGAGCCGGTCCCGGGCCTGAAGACGGTCTACGAGGACGCCGACATCATCGTGGTGGACAAGCCCGTCGGCGTGGTGGCCCACCCCACCGTGGGCTGGACCGGCCCGTCGGTACTGGAGGGCCTGCTCGCCTCCGGGGTCCGGCTGACCACCAGCGGCGCCGCCGAGCGGCAGGGCATCGTGCACCGGCTGGACGCCAACACCACCGGGCTGATGGTGCTGGCCAAGAGCGAGGCGGCCTACTCGGTGCTGAAGCGGGCGTTCAAGGAGCGCACCGTGGACAAGCGCTACCACACGCTGGTCCAGGGCCACCCCGACCCGCTGCGCGGCACCGTCGACGCCCCGATCGACCGGCACCCCTCCGGGGACGGCCGCTTCGCGGTGGTCGCCGGCGGCCGCCCGTCGGTCACCCACTACGACACGGTCGAGGCGTTCCGCGCCGCCAGCCTGCTGGAGATCAAGCTGGAGACCGGCCGCACCCACCAGATCCGGGTGCACATGTCCGCGCTGCGCCACCCCTGCGTCGGCGACCGCCTCTACGGCGCCGACCCGACCCTGGCCGAGCGGCTGGGCGTGCGGCGGCAGTGGCTGCACGCGGTCCGCCTCGGCTTCGACCACCCGACCGAGGGGCGGCCGGTCGAGTTCGAGAGCGGCTACCCCGAGGACCTGGCGGAGGCGCTGGACCGGCTCCGCGAAGAGTAG
- a CDS encoding DMT family transporter, with amino-acid sequence MTTALRPPASWQWRFLLLALVWGASFLLIKIGTTAFTPAQITLGRMAAGALPLLALVLLTGGRLPASPRIWLHLSVAALFLNSVPFTLFGYAEQHIPSALAGICNAATPLFAVVFSILMLSDERPGPLRIAGLGIGFAGVLVVFGVWTGFGGADGTGMLLALGAALCYGIGTPYLRRALLTGRPPAEPGGPARPALAAGYGPVELAAAQLLAGTVQMLAATAVLDGAPARLPADALLAVAVLGVFGTGLAYVLQYRIITEAGATVAATVTYVVPVVAVAAGTLLLGERLSWNEPAGTVLILLGAALTQGVLRPRRRGPEPPAAPEGAPARPERTPQPSG; translated from the coding sequence ATGACCACCGCGCTCCGGCCGCCCGCCTCCTGGCAGTGGCGGTTCCTGCTGCTCGCCCTGGTGTGGGGGGCGAGCTTCCTGCTCATCAAGATCGGCACCACCGCGTTCACCCCCGCGCAGATCACCCTGGGCAGAATGGCGGCGGGCGCCCTCCCGCTGCTCGCCCTGGTGCTGCTGACCGGCGGCCGGCTGCCCGCCTCCCCGCGGATCTGGCTGCACCTGTCGGTCGCCGCCCTGTTCCTGAACAGCGTGCCGTTCACCCTGTTCGGCTACGCCGAGCAGCACATCCCCTCCGCGCTCGCCGGCATCTGCAACGCGGCCACCCCGCTGTTCGCCGTGGTGTTCTCCATCCTGATGCTCTCCGACGAGCGGCCCGGCCCCCTCCGCATCGCCGGGCTGGGCATCGGCTTCGCCGGGGTGCTGGTGGTGTTCGGGGTGTGGACCGGGTTCGGCGGCGCGGACGGCACCGGCATGCTGCTCGCCCTGGGCGCCGCGCTGTGCTACGGGATCGGCACCCCCTACCTGCGCCGCGCCCTGCTCACCGGGCGGCCCCCGGCCGAACCCGGCGGCCCCGCACGCCCCGCCCTGGCCGCGGGGTACGGGCCGGTGGAGCTGGCCGCCGCGCAGCTGCTCGCCGGGACGGTGCAGATGCTGGCGGCCACCGCGGTGCTGGACGGCGCGCCGGCCCGGCTCCCGGCGGACGCGCTGCTGGCCGTGGCGGTGCTCGGGGTGTTCGGCACCGGCCTGGCCTACGTGCTGCAGTACCGGATCATCACCGAGGCCGGGGCGACCGTCGCCGCCACGGTGACCTACGTGGTGCCGGTGGTGGCCGTCGCCGCCGGGACGCTCCTGCTCGGCGAGCGGCTCTCCTGGAACGAGCCGGCCGGCACGGTGCTGATCCTGCTCGGCGCGGCGCTCACCCAGGGGGTGCTGCGGCCCCGGCGGCGCGGCCCGGAGCCGCCGGCCGCGCCCGAGGGCGCCCCGGCCCGCCCGGAGCGGACGCCGCAGCCCTCCGGGTGA
- a CDS encoding LysR family transcriptional regulator — protein sequence MLSVERMRVLHAIALNGSLTGAAEELRVTNSAVSQQLSKLEREVGQPLVERNGRGVRLTEAAEMLVEHTSRILSMVRQAEADLEAHRDAVIGHLRLSAIATAARGLLPQALVALRENHPGLIVELAEQEPDESVPAVARGESDLAVVVDWAGAPLPLPKGMARAPLMDDVADIALPVGHPLARHDLVALEDVVRLPWISWTRGGTCDEWLHGMLRERGVEPRIAHTAEEHQTKMALVAADLGAAVIPRLGRGPVPEGVRLVQVQPALVRQVYAFWNADAARRPAIRAAVRALREAAQSA from the coding sequence ATGCTGAGTGTGGAACGGATGCGGGTGCTGCACGCGATCGCGCTCAACGGCTCGCTCACCGGAGCGGCCGAGGAGCTGCGGGTCACCAACTCCGCGGTCTCCCAGCAGCTCAGCAAGTTGGAGCGGGAGGTCGGCCAGCCCCTGGTGGAGCGGAACGGCCGCGGGGTCCGGCTCACCGAGGCCGCCGAGATGCTGGTCGAGCACACCTCGCGGATCCTGTCCATGGTCCGCCAGGCCGAAGCCGACCTGGAGGCGCACCGCGACGCCGTCATCGGCCACCTGCGGCTGTCCGCGATCGCCACCGCCGCCCGCGGGCTGCTGCCCCAGGCCCTGGTGGCGCTCCGGGAGAACCACCCCGGCCTGATCGTGGAACTCGCCGAGCAGGAGCCGGACGAGAGCGTGCCGGCGGTCGCCCGCGGCGAGTCCGACCTGGCCGTGGTGGTCGACTGGGCCGGAGCGCCGCTGCCGCTGCCCAAGGGGATGGCCCGCGCCCCGCTGATGGACGACGTCGCCGACATCGCGCTGCCCGTGGGCCACCCGCTGGCCCGGCACGACCTGGTGGCGCTGGAGGACGTGGTGCGGCTGCCCTGGATCAGCTGGACCCGCGGCGGAACCTGCGACGAGTGGCTGCACGGCATGCTCCGGGAGCGCGGCGTCGAGCCGCGCATCGCGCACACCGCCGAAGAGCACCAGACCAAGATGGCCCTGGTCGCCGCGGACCTCGGCGCCGCGGTCATCCCCCGCCTGGGCCGCGGCCCGGTCCCGGAGGGGGTCCGCCTGGTCCAGGTGCAGCCCGCCCTGGTCCGCCAGGTCTACGCCTTCTGGAACGCCGACGCCGCCCGCCGCCCGGCGATCCGCGCGGCGGTGCGCGCCCTCCGCGAGGCCGCGCAGAGCGCCTGA